A DNA window from Sphingomonas profundi contains the following coding sequences:
- the clpB gene encoding ATP-dependent chaperone ClpB — protein MNLDKFTDRAKGFLQSAQTVAIRMSHQRIAPEHLLKALLEDEQGMASGLIRAAGGAPETALRETDAALAKIPAVSGSGAQASPGIDNDLVRILDSAEQIAQKAGDSFVTVERLLLALTLATTSAAGRALAAAGVRAEGLNAAINQLRQGRTADTAGAEDRYDALKKFARDLTEAGRAGKLDPVIGRDEEIRRTIQVLARRTKNNPVLIGEPGVGKTAIAEGLALRIVNGDVPDGIKDRRVMALDMGSLIAGAKYRGEFEERLKGVLDEVKQAAGEIILFIDEMHTLIGAGKSEGAMDASNLLKPALARGELHCVGATTLDEYRKYIEKDPALQRRFQPVFVAEPTVEDTVSILRGLKEKYELHHGVRITDGALVAAATLSNRYITDRFLPDKAIDLMDEAASRLRMEVESKPEEIETLDRRIIQLKIEREALKKESDAASKDRLANLEADLAGLEEESAGLTTRWTAEKEKINAEAKLKEQLDAARLEVEQAQRGGDLARASELSYGVIPGLERQLAEAQTAAAGAMLREEVTAQDIAGVVSRWTGIPVDRMLEGERDKLLAMETTIGKRVIGQRAAVAAVARAVRRARAGLQDPNRPLGSFLFLGPTGVGKTELTKALAGFLFDDDAAMVRIDMSEFMEKHSVARLIGAPPGYVGYEEGGVLTEAVRRRPYQVILFDEVEKAHGDVFNVLLQVLDDGRLTDGQGRTVDFSNTLIILTSNLGSQYLANVADGEDVSSVEPQVMDVVRAHFRPEFLNRLDEIILFHRLGQETMGPIVDIQVGRVGRLLRDRKITLSLTDAARAWLGRVGYDPVYGARPLKRAVQKYLQDPLADAILRGDIHDGALVTVDEGDGALALGITAGGG, from the coding sequence ATGAACCTCGATAAATTCACCGATCGCGCCAAGGGCTTCCTCCAGTCCGCCCAGACCGTCGCGATCCGCATGAGCCACCAGCGCATCGCGCCGGAACATCTGCTGAAGGCGCTGCTGGAGGACGAGCAGGGCATGGCGAGCGGGCTGATCCGCGCCGCCGGCGGCGCGCCCGAGACGGCGCTGCGCGAGACGGACGCGGCGCTGGCGAAGATCCCGGCCGTGTCCGGCAGCGGCGCGCAGGCGTCGCCCGGCATCGACAACGATCTGGTCCGCATCCTCGATTCGGCCGAGCAGATCGCCCAGAAGGCCGGCGACAGCTTCGTCACGGTCGAGCGGCTGCTGCTGGCCCTCACCCTCGCCACCACGTCCGCCGCCGGCCGGGCGCTGGCCGCCGCCGGCGTGCGCGCCGAGGGGCTGAACGCCGCGATCAACCAGCTGCGCCAGGGCCGCACCGCCGACACCGCCGGCGCCGAGGATCGCTACGACGCGCTGAAGAAGTTCGCCCGCGACCTCACCGAGGCGGGCCGCGCCGGCAAGCTCGATCCGGTGATCGGCCGCGACGAGGAGATCCGCCGCACAATCCAGGTGCTCGCCCGCCGCACCAAGAACAACCCCGTGCTGATCGGCGAGCCCGGGGTCGGCAAGACGGCGATCGCCGAGGGCCTCGCCCTGCGCATCGTCAACGGCGACGTGCCGGACGGGATCAAGGATCGCCGGGTGATGGCGCTCGACATGGGCAGCCTGATCGCCGGCGCCAAATATCGCGGCGAGTTCGAGGAGCGGCTGAAGGGCGTGCTCGACGAGGTGAAGCAGGCCGCCGGCGAGATCATCCTGTTCATCGACGAGATGCACACGCTGATCGGCGCCGGCAAGTCGGAAGGCGCGATGGACGCCTCGAACCTGCTCAAGCCCGCCCTCGCGCGCGGCGAGCTGCACTGCGTCGGCGCGACCACCCTGGACGAGTATCGCAAGTATATCGAGAAGGATCCCGCGCTCCAGCGGCGCTTCCAGCCGGTGTTCGTGGCGGAGCCCACCGTCGAGGATACGGTGAGCATCCTGCGCGGGCTGAAAGAGAAGTACGAGCTGCACCACGGCGTGCGCATCACCGATGGCGCGCTGGTGGCGGCCGCCACGCTCAGCAACCGCTACATCACCGATCGCTTCCTGCCGGACAAGGCGATCGACCTGATGGACGAGGCCGCCAGCCGCCTGCGCATGGAGGTGGAGAGCAAGCCCGAGGAGATCGAGACGCTCGACCGCCGCATCATCCAGCTGAAGATCGAGCGCGAGGCGCTGAAGAAGGAAAGCGACGCCGCTTCGAAGGATCGGCTGGCCAACCTGGAAGCCGATCTCGCCGGGCTGGAGGAGGAGTCGGCCGGGCTCACCACCCGCTGGACGGCCGAGAAGGAGAAGATTAACGCCGAGGCGAAGCTGAAGGAGCAGCTGGACGCCGCGCGGCTGGAGGTGGAGCAGGCGCAGCGCGGCGGCGATCTCGCCCGCGCGTCGGAGCTCAGCTACGGCGTGATCCCGGGCCTGGAGCGCCAGCTCGCCGAGGCGCAGACCGCCGCCGCCGGCGCGATGCTGCGCGAGGAGGTGACGGCGCAGGACATCGCCGGCGTCGTCAGCCGCTGGACCGGCATCCCGGTCGATCGCATGCTGGAGGGCGAGCGCGACAAGCTGCTGGCGATGGAAACCACCATCGGCAAGCGCGTGATCGGCCAGCGGGCGGCGGTGGCGGCCGTCGCGCGCGCGGTCCGCCGCGCGCGCGCCGGGTTGCAGGATCCGAACCGCCCGCTCGGCAGCTTCCTGTTCCTCGGGCCGACCGGCGTCGGCAAGACGGAGCTGACCAAGGCGCTCGCCGGCTTCCTGTTCGACGACGACGCCGCGATGGTGCGCATCGACATGAGCGAGTTCATGGAGAAGCATTCGGTCGCGCGGCTGATCGGCGCCCCGCCCGGTTATGTCGGCTACGAGGAGGGCGGCGTGCTGACCGAGGCCGTGCGCCGCCGCCCCTATCAGGTGATCCTGTTCGACGAGGTGGAGAAAGCGCATGGCGACGTGTTCAACGTGCTGCTCCAGGTGCTCGACGACGGGCGCCTGACCGACGGGCAGGGCCGCACGGTGGATTTCTCGAACACGCTCATCATCCTGACCAGCAATCTCGGCAGCCAGTATCTGGCGAACGTGGCCGATGGCGAGGACGTGTCCTCGGTGGAGCCGCAGGTGATGGACGTCGTGCGCGCCCATTTCCGCCCGGAATTCCTGAACCGGCTGGACGAGATCATCCTGTTCCACCGGCTGGGGCAGGAGACGATGGGGCCGATCGTGGACATCCAGGTCGGCCGCGTCGGCCGGCTGCTGCGCGATCGCAAGATCACGCTGTCGCTGACGGATGCGGCGCGGGCGTGGCTGGGCCGGGTGGGCTACGATCCGGTGTACGGCGCGCGGCCGTTGAAGCGGGCGGTGCAGAAATATCTGCAGGATCCGCTGGCCGACGCCATCCTGCGCGGCGACATCCACGACGGCGCGCTGGTGACGGTGGACGAGGGCGACGGCGCCCTGGCGCTGGGGATCACCGCCGGCGGCGGCTAG
- a CDS encoding DUF2093 domain-containing protein has product MLMSQSGRPARLHYMANNFRVLTPGDHVVCAVTGEKVPLDHLRYWSVARQEAYATAEIAVKAELG; this is encoded by the coding sequence ATGCTGATGTCGCAGAGCGGCCGCCCAGCGCGGCTGCACTACATGGCCAACAACTTCCGCGTGCTGACGCCGGGCGACCATGTCGTCTGCGCCGTGACCGGCGAGAAGGTGCCGCTCGATCACCTGCGCTACTGGAGCGTAGCGCGGCAGGAGGCCTATGCCACGGCCGAGATCGCGGTAAAGGCCGAACTCGGCTGA
- the purD gene encoding phosphoribosylamine--glycine ligase, which produces MNVLLLGSGGREHALAWKLAQSRRLTKLYAAPGNPGIAAHAECVALDHGHLDAVVAFARDHDVGLVVVGPEQPLVDGLTDLLIAEGILVFGPTAAAARLEGSKGFTKDLCAREGIPTAAYGRFADAGAARAALPGFGLPVVIKADGLAAGKGVVIAETPAQAEAAIAGMFAGAHGGAGAEVVIEAFLQGEEASLFALTDGETVVPFGSAQDHKRVGDGDTGPNTGGMGAYSPAPVLTAALQARAMAEIVVPTVRAMAAAGTPYAGILYAGLMLTADGPELIEYNARFGDPEAQVLMMRLEGDLLDLLLAVAERRLASLPSPAFAAHTALTVVMAARGYPGTPEKGGAIGGIAAAEATGARIFQAGTAMRHGALVASGGRVLNVTATGATVAAAQAAAYRAVDRIDFPTGFCRRDIGWREIAREG; this is translated from the coding sequence ATGAATGTCCTGCTGCTGGGGTCGGGCGGTCGCGAACATGCGCTGGCGTGGAAGCTGGCGCAATCGCGCAGGCTGACGAAGCTCTACGCGGCGCCCGGCAATCCGGGCATCGCGGCGCATGCGGAGTGCGTGGCGCTGGATCACGGCCACCTCGATGCGGTCGTCGCCTTCGCGCGCGACCATGATGTCGGCCTCGTCGTCGTCGGGCCGGAACAGCCGCTGGTGGACGGGCTGACCGACCTGCTGATCGCCGAAGGCATCCTCGTGTTCGGCCCGACGGCGGCCGCTGCCCGGCTGGAAGGATCCAAGGGCTTCACCAAGGATCTGTGCGCGCGCGAGGGCATCCCCACCGCCGCCTATGGCCGCTTCGCCGATGCGGGCGCGGCGCGGGCGGCGCTGCCCGGCTTCGGCCTGCCCGTCGTCATCAAGGCGGACGGCCTGGCCGCCGGCAAGGGCGTGGTGATCGCGGAAACGCCCGCGCAGGCCGAGGCGGCGATCGCCGGCATGTTCGCCGGCGCCCATGGCGGCGCCGGCGCAGAGGTGGTGATCGAGGCCTTCCTGCAGGGCGAGGAGGCGAGCCTGTTCGCGCTGACCGACGGCGAGACGGTGGTGCCGTTCGGCTCCGCGCAGGATCACAAGCGGGTGGGGGATGGCGATACCGGCCCGAACACCGGCGGCATGGGCGCCTACAGCCCCGCACCCGTGCTGACGGCCGCGTTGCAGGCCCGCGCGATGGCGGAGATCGTCGTGCCCACCGTGCGCGCGATGGCGGCGGCCGGCACGCCCTATGCCGGCATCCTCTACGCCGGGCTGATGCTGACCGCCGACGGCCCCGAGCTGATCGAGTATAACGCCCGCTTCGGCGATCCCGAGGCGCAGGTGCTGATGATGCGGCTGGAAGGCGACCTGCTCGACCTGCTGCTCGCCGTGGCCGAACGGCGGCTGGCGTCGCTGCCGTCGCCCGCCTTCGCGGCGCATACGGCGCTGACGGTGGTGATGGCCGCGCGCGGCTATCCCGGCACGCCCGAGAAAGGCGGCGCGATCGGCGGCATCGCCGCGGCGGAGGCGACCGGCGCGCGCATCTTCCAGGCGGGCACGGCGATGCGGCACGGCGCCCTCGTCGCCAGCGGCGGTCGCGTGCTGAACGTCACCGCCACCGGCGCCACCGTGGCGGCGGCGCAGGCGGCGGCCTATCGCGCGGTGGACCGCATCGACTTTCCCACCGGCTTCTGCCGCCGCGACATCGGCTGGCGCGAGATCGCCCGCGAGGGCTGA
- a CDS encoding M23 family metallopeptidase has protein sequence MTRRARRRLAFGLLPLALGSCAMPAAPPPAPAPPHVAPAPPAPVPAAANFGLSGAFLQGGVLRGQVPPGTVRLTLDQRPVAVADDGRFLIGFGRDAAPVARLEAVLASGAVIAREIVVGQRAWDVQSLPTLPKGTTPTPEFLARRRGELAQIEAARAIASDSQGWRQRFVWPAIGRISGVFGSQRIYAGEPGAPHAGVDVAKPAGAVVVAPADGVVVLAAAAPFTLEGNLLMIDHGMGLNSAFLHLSRIDVGVGDRVRQGQPVGAVGMTGRATGPHLHWGMKWRDERIDPALLAGPMP, from the coding sequence ATGACGCGGCGCGCACGGCGGCGGCTGGCATTCGGCCTGCTGCCGCTCGCGCTCGGCAGCTGCGCGATGCCGGCGGCCCCGCCGCCCGCGCCCGCGCCGCCGCACGTCGCGCCCGCGCCGCCGGCGCCCGTGCCGGCTGCGGCCAATTTCGGTCTCTCGGGCGCGTTCCTCCAGGGCGGCGTCCTGCGTGGGCAGGTGCCGCCCGGCACCGTGCGCCTGACGCTGGACCAGCGGCCCGTGGCGGTGGCCGACGACGGCCGCTTCCTCATCGGGTTCGGCCGGGATGCGGCGCCGGTCGCGCGGCTGGAAGCGGTGCTCGCATCGGGTGCGGTGATCGCCCGCGAGATCGTCGTCGGCCAGCGGGCGTGGGACGTCCAGTCCCTGCCCACCTTGCCGAAGGGCACCACGCCGACGCCCGAATTCCTCGCCCGCCGCCGGGGCGAACTGGCGCAGATCGAGGCCGCCCGCGCGATCGCGTCGGACAGTCAGGGGTGGCGGCAGCGTTTCGTGTGGCCGGCGATCGGGCGGATCAGCGGCGTGTTCGGATCGCAGCGCATCTATGCCGGCGAGCCCGGCGCGCCGCATGCCGGCGTAGACGTGGCGAAGCCGGCGGGCGCGGTGGTGGTGGCGCCGGCGGACGGCGTGGTGGTGCTGGCGGCGGCGGCGCCCTTCACGCTGGAGGGCAATCTGCTGATGATCGATCACGGCATGGGGCTGAACAGCGCCTTCCTCCACCTCTCGCGCATCGATGTGGGGGTGGGCGACCGGGTGCGGCAGGGCCAGCCGGTCGGCGCGGTCGGCATGACCGGGCGGGCGACCGGGCCGCATCTGCACTGGGGGATGAAGTGGCGCGACGAGCGGATCGACCCCGCCCTGCTGGCCGGGCCGATGCCGTGA
- a CDS encoding hemolysin family protein — MPAPPLSPFPWIDCVIIVALIALNGVFAMSELAIVSSRRPRLEAMARTGRAGARAALELGADPGRFLSTVQIGITLIGILAGAYSGASLGGPVSERLALLGVPASFSDDLGFGAVIAVTTYVSLIIGELVPKQFALRRPEAIASVVALPMRWIARATAPLGWLLDGTSALIFRLLRLDRESEQQVTAEELHLIVAEASNAGVIEESERAIISGVVRLADRPVREVMTPRTDIEWIDCGATADDIRVQLSAMPHSRMPVADGSVDDIVGVVQARDVVAALIGGRALDLRALMRTAPVVPDQMDAMDALQTLRDAEVPVGLVHDEYGHFEGVVTPADLLAAIAGAFASDQDAGTDPPLVERHDGSWLVSGSLAADVMADRLGLTLPEDRDYATAAGFALSVLRRFPTVGEHFDAAGWRFEIVDMDGRKIDKLLATETRR, encoded by the coding sequence ATGCCTGCTCCCCCCCTCTCGCCATTCCCCTGGATCGATTGCGTCATCATCGTGGCGCTGATCGCGCTGAACGGCGTGTTCGCGATGTCGGAGCTGGCGATCGTCTCCTCGCGCCGGCCGCGGCTGGAGGCGATGGCGCGGACCGGGCGGGCCGGCGCGCGCGCCGCGCTGGAGCTGGGCGCCGATCCCGGCCGCTTCCTCTCCACCGTGCAGATCGGCATCACCCTGATCGGCATCCTGGCCGGCGCCTATTCCGGTGCGAGCCTGGGCGGGCCGGTGAGCGAGCGGCTGGCGCTGCTGGGCGTGCCGGCCAGCTTCTCCGACGATCTCGGGTTCGGCGCGGTGATCGCCGTGACCACCTACGTCTCGCTGATCATCGGCGAGCTGGTGCCCAAGCAGTTCGCCCTGCGCCGGCCGGAGGCGATCGCCTCCGTCGTCGCGCTGCCGATGCGCTGGATTGCCCGGGCGACGGCGCCGCTCGGCTGGCTGCTGGACGGCACGAGCGCGCTGATCTTCCGCCTGCTGCGGCTGGATCGCGAATCGGAGCAGCAGGTGACGGCCGAGGAGCTGCACCTGATCGTCGCCGAAGCCTCCAACGCCGGCGTGATCGAGGAGAGCGAGCGGGCGATCATCTCCGGCGTGGTGCGGCTGGCGGACCGGCCGGTGCGCGAGGTGATGACGCCGCGCACCGATATCGAGTGGATCGATTGCGGCGCGACGGCGGACGACATCCGCGTGCAGCTGAGCGCGATGCCGCACAGCCGCATGCCCGTTGCCGACGGCTCCGTCGACGACATCGTCGGCGTGGTGCAGGCGCGCGACGTGGTGGCGGCGCTGATCGGCGGGCGGGCGCTGGACCTGCGGGCGCTGATGCGGACGGCGCCGGTGGTGCCGGACCAGATGGACGCGATGGACGCGCTGCAGACGCTGCGCGACGCCGAGGTGCCGGTGGGCCTCGTCCACGACGAATATGGCCATTTCGAGGGTGTGGTGACGCCCGCCGACCTGCTGGCGGCGATCGCCGGCGCCTTCGCCTCCGATCAGGACGCGGGCACCGATCCGCCGCTGGTGGAGCGGCACGACGGCAGCTGGCTGGTCTCCGGATCGCTCGCCGCCGACGTGATGGCGGACCGGCTCGGCCTCACCTTGCCCGAGGATCGCGACTATGCGACCGCTGCGGGCTTCGCCCTCTCGGTGCTGCGCCGCTTCCCGACGGTGGGCGAGCATTTCGACGCCGCCGGATGGCGCTTCGAGATCGTCGACATGGACGGCCGCAAGATCGACAAGCTGCTGGCCACCGAGACCCGCCGCTGA
- the xseA gene encoding exodeoxyribonuclease VII large subunit, giving the protein MRSGPSSDARLLAEPVPGDNAPALSVSELSGALKRSVEDAFGHVRVRGEISGFKRHSSGHCYLTLKDDRACIDGVVWKGSAGALGFRPEDGIEVIATGRLTTYPGRSKYQIVIDRMEIAGAGALMALLDQRRRALAAEGLFDAAAKRPLPYLPAVIGVVTSPTGAVIRDILHRLADRCPAHVILWPVAVQGDGAAAQVAAAVRGFAAMAPDGLIPRPDLLIVARGGGSIEDLWAFNEEAVVRAVAECTIPTISAVGHETDTTLCDFAADVRAPTPTAAAEMAVPVRADLISTLRDLGARTHRCASRYRDRAAERLEATARRLPAPDRLLGPQRQRLDELGERLPRALSRRLALARGELAQAAGALRPRLLLARLERGAAALAAARFRPALAERSLGERRAALAAVRLRPALAERPVAEARAALDRLWRLAGNLHPDRPLQRGYARVERRQGGVVATAGAARAAGALTLHFADGAIDARVERAPASPYGKDKPQQPTLL; this is encoded by the coding sequence ATGCGTTCAGGCCCCTCCAGTGATGCGCGGCTGTTAGCCGAGCCCGTTCCCGGCGACAACGCGCCGGCGCTCTCCGTCTCCGAACTCTCGGGCGCACTGAAGCGCAGCGTGGAGGACGCCTTCGGCCACGTGCGCGTGCGCGGCGAGATATCGGGGTTCAAGCGTCACTCGTCCGGCCACTGCTACCTGACCCTGAAGGACGACCGCGCCTGCATCGATGGGGTCGTCTGGAAGGGCAGCGCCGGCGCGCTCGGCTTCCGCCCGGAGGACGGGATCGAGGTGATCGCGACCGGCCGGCTGACCACCTATCCCGGCCGCTCCAAATATCAGATCGTGATCGATCGCATGGAGATCGCCGGCGCCGGCGCGCTGATGGCGCTGCTCGATCAGCGGCGCCGGGCGCTGGCGGCCGAAGGGCTGTTCGATGCCGCCGCCAAGCGGCCGCTGCCCTATCTGCCGGCGGTGATCGGCGTCGTCACCTCGCCCACCGGGGCGGTGATCCGCGACATCCTCCACCGCCTGGCCGATCGCTGCCCGGCGCACGTGATCCTGTGGCCGGTGGCGGTGCAGGGGGATGGGGCGGCGGCGCAGGTGGCGGCGGCGGTGCGCGGCTTCGCGGCGATGGCGCCGGATGGCCTTATCCCGCGGCCGGACCTGCTGATCGTGGCGCGCGGCGGCGGCTCGATCGAGGATCTGTGGGCGTTCAACGAGGAGGCGGTGGTGCGCGCCGTCGCCGAGTGCACGATCCCGACGATCTCGGCGGTGGGCCACGAGACCGACACCACCCTGTGCGATTTCGCCGCCGACGTGCGCGCGCCGACGCCGACCGCCGCCGCCGAGATGGCGGTGCCGGTGCGGGCCGACCTGATCTCCACCCTGCGCGATCTCGGCGCGCGGACGCATCGCTGCGCCAGTCGCTACCGCGATCGCGCGGCCGAGCGGCTGGAGGCGACCGCGCGGCGGCTGCCGGCGCCCGACCGGCTGCTCGGCCCGCAGCGCCAGCGGCTCGACGAACTCGGCGAGCGGCTGCCGCGCGCCCTCTCGCGCCGGCTGGCGCTAGCGCGGGGAGAGCTGGCGCAGGCGGCCGGCGCGCTGCGCCCGCGGCTGCTGCTGGCGCGGCTGGAACGCGGCGCGGCGGCGCTGGCGGCGGCCCGCTTCCGCCCCGCGTTGGCCGAGCGATCGCTGGGCGAGCGGCGCGCGGCGCTGGCCGCCGTGCGGCTGCGCCCGGCGCTGGCGGAGCGGCCCGTCGCCGAGGCGCGGGCGGCGCTGGACCGGCTGTGGCGGCTCGCCGGGAACCTGCATCCGGACAGGCCGCTGCAACGCGGCTATGCGCGGGTGGAGCGGCGGCAGGGCGGCGTGGTCGCCACCGCCGGCGCGGCGCGGGCGGCGGGCGCGCTGACCCTGCATTTCGCCGACGGGGCGATCGACGCCCGTGTTGAGCGCGCGCCCGCATCGCCATATGGGAAGGACAAGCCGCAGCAGCCGACGCTGCTCTGA